A stretch of the Geovibrio thiophilus genome encodes the following:
- the vorB gene encoding 3-methyl-2-oxobutanoate dehydrogenase subunit VorB, with translation MNKKVLMKGNEAIAEASVRAGLAGYFGYPITPQNEFTAYMSYHMPAKGRAFVQAESEVAAINMVYGAAATGCRVMTSSSSPGIALMQEAISYMCGAEVPAVIVNIMRGGPGLGNIGPSQGDYNQATRGGGNGDYKMIVYAPSTVQEAVDLTYNAFDVADKYKIPVFILGDGALGQMAEPVLLPEEKPVMKGDQGWGLSGAKGREPRAVMSLRLAEGELRKHNWNLAAKFERIAEAETKYELTDTDYDVLVTAFGTAARVAKTAVRQLREQGIKAALFRPVTICPFPYAALADAAKQAKKVLVAEMNTGQMLFDVKVAVEGAAPVEFMGCPGGESFSPEEIAAKIKEMQG, from the coding sequence ATGAATAAAAAAGTGCTGATGAAGGGGAACGAAGCCATAGCCGAAGCGTCCGTAAGAGCGGGGCTGGCTGGCTATTTCGGTTATCCCATCACCCCCCAGAACGAATTTACGGCATATATGTCATACCACATGCCCGCAAAGGGCAGAGCCTTCGTGCAGGCGGAAAGCGAAGTGGCGGCGATCAACATGGTCTACGGAGCGGCGGCTACCGGATGCAGGGTAATGACCTCCTCCTCAAGTCCGGGAATCGCTCTTATGCAGGAAGCGATCTCATACATGTGCGGAGCGGAAGTGCCCGCAGTCATAGTGAACATAATGCGCGGCGGTCCCGGTCTCGGCAATATAGGTCCCAGTCAGGGTGACTATAATCAGGCGACAAGAGGCGGCGGCAACGGCGATTACAAAATGATCGTATACGCTCCCTCCACTGTTCAGGAAGCGGTTGACCTCACGTATAACGCCTTTGACGTGGCTGACAAATATAAAATACCCGTGTTCATCCTAGGCGACGGTGCACTGGGACAAATGGCGGAACCTGTTCTCCTCCCCGAGGAAAAGCCTGTGATGAAAGGCGATCAGGGCTGGGGATTAAGCGGCGCAAAGGGCAGAGAACCCAGAGCGGTTATGTCGCTGAGGCTTGCGGAAGGCGAGCTGAGGAAGCATAACTGGAATCTGGCGGCGAAATTTGAGAGAATAGCCGAAGCCGAAACAAAATATGAGCTTACAGATACAGACTACGATGTGCTTGTCACAGCTTTCGGAACGGCGGCAAGGGTTGCGAAAACCGCTGTCCGCCAGCTCAGGGAGCAGGGGATAAAGGCTGCCCTGTTCCGTCCAGTTACCATATGCCCCTTCCCCTATGCCGCGCTCGCGGATGCGGCGAAACAGGCTAAGAAGGTTCTCGTGGCGGAGATGAACACAGGGCAGATGCTCTTTGACGTGAAGGTTGCCGTTGAGGGCGCTGCTCCCGTTGAGTTCATGGGCTGCCCGGGCGGGGAGTCCTTCTCACCGGAAGAGATTGCCGCCAAAATTAAAGAGATGCAGGGGTAG
- a CDS encoding thiamine pyrophosphate-dependent enzyme, producing MSIVFQKPESLTDKTTIFCPGCSHGIIHRLVGEALDELELRETTVGVAPVGCGVLLYEYFRTDIVEAPHGRAPALATGIKRVRPDLTVFSYQGDGDLASIGMAEIMHAANRGEMITVIFVNNANYGMTGGQMAPTTLPGQKTTTTPTGRDCATHGSPFRMAEIMGALDPVVYSARVSAATPAKIMKAKRAVKKAFQNQKENRGFSFVEVLSTCPTNWGMTPVDAVQFVEKDMEAYYPLGVFRDACGGEK from the coding sequence ATGAGCATAGTTTTTCAGAAACCGGAAAGCTTAACCGATAAAACAACGATCTTCTGCCCCGGATGCAGTCACGGTATAATCCACAGGCTGGTGGGCGAGGCTCTGGACGAGCTTGAGCTTCGTGAAACCACAGTGGGCGTCGCCCCTGTGGGGTGCGGAGTTCTTCTGTATGAATATTTCAGAACAGATATAGTCGAGGCTCCCCACGGCAGGGCTCCAGCTCTTGCCACAGGGATAAAAAGGGTAAGACCCGACCTCACAGTGTTCAGCTATCAGGGCGACGGCGACCTTGCCTCCATAGGCATGGCGGAGATTATGCACGCCGCCAACAGGGGTGAGATGATCACCGTTATCTTCGTGAACAACGCCAATTACGGTATGACAGGCGGACAGATGGCTCCCACCACCCTGCCCGGACAGAAAACAACCACGACTCCCACAGGCAGAGACTGCGCGACCCACGGCTCCCCTTTCAGAATGGCGGAGATTATGGGCGCTCTTGACCCTGTGGTTTACAGCGCGAGAGTGAGCGCCGCGACTCCGGCTAAGATAATGAAGGCTAAAAGAGCTGTGAAAAAAGCCTTTCAGAACCAGAAGGAGAACAGGGGCTTCTCATTCGTTGAGGTTCTTTCCACCTGCCCCACAAACTGGGGAATGACTCCGGTTGACGCCGTTCAGTTTGTGGAGAAGGATATGGAGGCTTACTACCCTTTGGGCGTGTTCAGGGATGCCTGCGGGGGTGAGAAATGA
- a CDS encoding HlyD family secretion protein gives MNDADKITEQREKNLNSRIKLRKAGFYGAVIIITAAAVFYGMPKFLYAMHHESTDNAYIKGTIIPVSAEVKGRIKAVHVSDNMRVKKGDVLFEIDQDDYLLVLSRVKQDYEAALAEEIKADSAVTQAEKNIRQAQAALGKAQTEASFTGREAERYGKLEKESLISKNAYDSMVSGAQEAFSTVKVAEASLEMAHAAYSTAEADRTVKKYKTASVAEMVKEAELNLEKTRVKAPADGYIGQNNAKTGRYVQPGQAVLAVVDGDDVWIEANYKETQMKRIIKGQEVEIKVDAFPGTVFKGHVDSFQPGTGAAFSLLPPENASGNFVKVVQRVPIKITLDEQPGLDRLVVGLSVVPSVNIK, from the coding sequence ATGAATGACGCGGATAAAATTACCGAACAGCGTGAAAAGAATCTGAACAGCAGGATAAAGTTGAGAAAGGCGGGCTTCTACGGAGCCGTTATCATAATAACCGCGGCGGCGGTTTTCTACGGCATGCCGAAATTTCTGTACGCCATGCACCATGAGAGCACTGACAACGCATACATCAAGGGAACCATAATTCCTGTATCTGCTGAGGTGAAGGGGCGCATAAAGGCTGTGCATGTCAGCGACAACATGCGGGTGAAAAAAGGGGATGTTCTCTTTGAGATAGATCAGGATGACTATCTTCTCGTTCTCAGCCGTGTGAAGCAGGACTATGAGGCAGCGCTGGCTGAAGAGATTAAGGCTGATTCCGCCGTGACTCAGGCGGAGAAAAATATCAGACAGGCGCAGGCAGCTCTCGGCAAGGCTCAGACCGAGGCTTCGTTTACAGGCAGAGAAGCGGAGCGCTACGGAAAACTTGAGAAGGAAAGCCTTATTTCCAAAAACGCATACGACAGTATGGTTTCGGGAGCTCAGGAGGCGTTTTCGACAGTTAAAGTCGCTGAGGCCTCCCTTGAGATGGCACACGCCGCATACAGCACAGCCGAGGCTGACAGAACCGTGAAAAAATACAAAACCGCCTCTGTTGCCGAGATGGTGAAGGAAGCGGAGCTTAATCTTGAAAAAACAAGGGTGAAAGCCCCCGCAGACGGCTACATAGGTCAGAACAACGCCAAAACCGGCAGATATGTTCAGCCCGGTCAGGCTGTCCTTGCCGTGGTGGACGGGGATGATGTGTGGATTGAGGCGAACTACAAAGAAACCCAGATGAAGCGCATAATAAAGGGTCAGGAGGTTGAGATCAAGGTCGATGCCTTCCCCGGCACGGTGTTCAAAGGGCATGTGGACAGCTTCCAGCCCGGAACGGGAGCGGCGTTCAGCCTTCTTCCTCCCGAGAACGCCTCAGGCAACTTCGTCAAGGTTGTGCAGAGGGTTCCGATTAAGATCACCCTCGATGAACAGCCCGGTCTGGACAGGCTTGTGGTGGGTCTTTCCGTGGTTCCCAGCGTAAACATAAAATAA
- a CDS encoding DHA2 family efflux MFS transporter permease subunit, producing the protein MTDTFRPNKAMITITVMTGAVLSALDTSIVNVALPYMRGNLGASVEEIAWVSTSYILCNVIIMPIIGFLSSRFGRRNFYLASVVMFTVTSMLCGLAWDLNSMIFFRCLQGIGGGALIPISQAILRENYPPEQQGFAMGIFGLGVVMGPALGPTLGGWLTDNYSWPWIFYINVPVGIVNILLTMKFIKDPEFLSRSKGKVDALGLGLMVVGLGALQIMLEEGQQKDWFQSDFITTLAVTAAVGLTLFVIRELSADKPAVNLRLLKDRTFTSGTLIGGVLGISLFASLFLLPMFLQQLLGYPAFDSGLALMPRSVAMAIFMPIVGRLYTVVGARALIGAGLLVNGVSFWQLSRLSLDVGYWDIFFPQVWQGLGFGLIFVALSTVTLSTVEKKDITDASGLYNVVRQVFGSVGIALSATFVTRYETIYHSTLTEHITEYSFTALSWLDSLGGMFFSAGSDGAAAETKGLRMIELLVMRQGAMMAYNQVFFMVAVLFFMSFPLIFLLKDEKKA; encoded by the coding sequence ATGACAGACACATTCAGACCCAATAAGGCAATGATCACCATCACGGTAATGACCGGAGCGGTGCTCAGCGCCCTTGACACGAGCATAGTCAACGTTGCTCTGCCGTATATGAGAGGGAATCTCGGAGCCTCAGTTGAGGAGATAGCGTGGGTTTCAACCTCATATATACTCTGCAACGTTATAATAATGCCGATAATCGGCTTCCTCAGCAGCAGGTTCGGGCGTAGGAACTTCTATCTCGCCAGCGTGGTAATGTTCACTGTTACCTCCATGCTCTGCGGGCTGGCGTGGGATCTCAACTCGATGATTTTCTTCCGCTGCCTTCAGGGAATAGGGGGCGGCGCACTGATCCCCATATCGCAGGCGATACTGCGTGAGAACTATCCGCCGGAGCAGCAGGGCTTCGCCATGGGGATATTCGGTCTCGGTGTCGTTATGGGTCCGGCTCTGGGACCGACATTGGGCGGCTGGCTCACTGATAACTACTCATGGCCGTGGATATTCTATATCAACGTTCCGGTCGGTATTGTGAACATACTGCTCACCATGAAGTTTATAAAGGATCCGGAGTTTCTTTCCCGTTCAAAGGGCAAGGTGGACGCCCTCGGTCTCGGGCTGATGGTGGTCGGGCTCGGAGCGCTGCAGATAATGCTTGAGGAAGGTCAGCAGAAGGACTGGTTCCAGTCTGATTTTATAACAACACTTGCAGTCACCGCAGCGGTTGGGCTCACATTGTTTGTTATAAGGGAGCTCAGTGCGGACAAGCCTGCGGTGAACCTGCGGCTTCTGAAAGACAGGACATTCACCTCCGGCACTCTGATAGGGGGTGTTCTGGGTATAAGTCTGTTCGCCAGCCTTTTTCTTTTACCTATGTTTTTGCAGCAGCTTCTCGGGTATCCGGCGTTTGACTCGGGGCTTGCCCTCATGCCCCGAAGCGTGGCGATGGCAATATTCATGCCCATTGTCGGGAGGCTGTACACTGTTGTGGGCGCACGGGCGCTTATAGGCGCGGGACTTTTGGTAAACGGGGTGAGCTTCTGGCAGCTTTCAAGGCTTTCTCTGGATGTTGGCTACTGGGACATCTTTTTCCCTCAGGTGTGGCAGGGGCTCGGCTTCGGACTGATATTCGTGGCTCTCAGCACAGTGACGCTTTCCACTGTGGAAAAGAAGGATATTACCGATGCCTCCGGTCTGTACAACGTTGTGCGTCAGGTCTTCGGCAGTGTGGGGATCGCCCTTTCCGCAACATTTGTGACAAGGTACGAAACCATATACCACAGCACGCTCACGGAGCACATAACCGAATACTCGTTTACCGCGTTATCATGGCTTGACAGCCTCGGCGGAATGTTCTTCTCCGCGGGGAGCGACGGCGCGGCGGCAGAGACCAAGGGGCTGAGGATGATAGAACTCCTTGTGATGAGGCAGGGAGCGATGATGGCTTATAATCAGGTGTTCTTTATGGTTGCTGTTCTGTTTTTTATGAGCTTCCCGCTTATATTTCTTCTTAAGGACGAGAAAAAAGCTTAG
- a CDS encoding 4Fe-4S dicluster domain-containing protein, whose amino-acid sequence MIKVLINGEKCKGCGLCIQVCPKRILRFSENINSMGYNIIMCTDQDACILCKSCALVCPDVVFTLQKQDSGGK is encoded by the coding sequence ATGATTAAGGTTCTAATTAACGGGGAAAAGTGCAAAGGGTGCGGTCTGTGCATTCAGGTCTGTCCGAAGAGGATTCTCCGTTTTTCCGAAAATATAAACTCCATGGGCTACAATATTATTATGTGTACGGATCAGGATGCGTGTATTCTCTGCAAAAGCTGCGCGCTTGTCTGTCCCGATGTGGTTTTCACCCTTCAGAAACAGGATTCAGGCGGTAAATAA
- a CDS encoding 2-oxoacid:acceptor oxidoreductase family protein, translating to MIFESVMAGFGGQGILSAGMMLAHIASHKGLNVTWFPSYGAEQRGGTANCTVVISDLEIGSPIVTAPAYGLIMNMPSFNKFQPRFRKGAKAVLDTSLIDPSAVTRTDVGFFGLNAGDIARDLGNVKVANMVMIGGLLAVSGLFSLQEAVAELPNALSKKHHDLIPLNERALSKGFSEIKKLN from the coding sequence ATGATTTTTGAAAGCGTAATGGCGGGCTTCGGCGGGCAGGGCATCCTCAGCGCCGGAATGATGCTCGCCCATATCGCCTCCCACAAGGGGCTTAATGTCACATGGTTCCCATCCTACGGAGCGGAGCAGAGAGGCGGAACGGCGAACTGCACCGTTGTCATATCCGACCTTGAGATAGGCTCTCCCATTGTCACTGCTCCTGCTTACGGGCTGATAATGAACATGCCTTCTTTCAACAAGTTCCAGCCCCGTTTCCGCAAAGGCGCTAAAGCGGTGCTTGACACGTCGCTTATTGACCCCTCCGCAGTAACAAGGACTGATGTGGGTTTTTTCGGGCTGAATGCCGGAGACATAGCGAGGGATCTCGGAAATGTAAAGGTTGCCAATATGGTTATGATAGGCGGTCTTCTGGCGGTTTCCGGTCTGTTCAGTCTTCAGGAGGCTGTGGCTGAACTTCCCAATGCTCTTTCAAAGAAGCATCATGATCTGATACCTCTGAATGAACGGGCGCTGTCCAAAGGGTTCAGTGAGATTAAAAAATTAAATTAA